The region AACAAAGTAAAAAACGTTGAAAATGTGTTCACTGGTGGAGACATATATAGTCTTTTGAGTAAGGATTTTATGATGAatatgaatgatttttttttttttttgaaaatgtctCACTGGAAGTGTAGGTCAAAAGTTTGAATTAGTGCTTAATTAATGAGAATTGATTATCATGACGAAATGATAAGTGGGAATTGATGAGATCTTTTTTCTTGGTTGAATTGATGAGTTTATTTGATGATtgaagaaattaaaataaaaaataaaataaaaatcgtatgatgataaaaaatgaaaatattttctataaatttaaatttcataaaGACATAAAatatagtttcaaaaaaattaaattaaaaaaaatgatgttgTAAATTAAATAATCAAAATAATTATGAATACTGATTAGTAGTATTTAATTTATTGATCAAATTGTTTTGAGCGTTCAAAAACAgaatatttcaaaataaaaaaaacagaataTTTCAATATGAGATTAATTTCGACACTAATCTCGTTATGTTGACCACAAATACAAAACATatcattattttatttgaaaacctTAGTATCCAATTGAATCACCTTAGCTACAATATAcgtgtttcaattttttttttaaaatcaatacaCATATTTCGATATGGTTGTAGGTTAATAtatgtgataaaaaaaacatttttaaaaactctaattttttaaacgtaaaatttaaaatttaatttatagttTTTCATTATTTTCGCAATATCTTCAAGTGCATTGTTTaatgtaaaattaataattaattaaatatgtaattttcaattatttttgcAATATTTTCAACTTCCAATTATGATTTCATAGGTAATGGTTacataaaaaactgaaaatataattttgaattaaataagaCGATAATAAATAGGGTAAGCTATTATTGTATGTTGTGACAAAAATGTAGAAtggttttttttcttggagggaaagtGGATGAATTTGGGGGTGCCAAGTGTCATATGCCTTCTAGAAGAAAAccgtatttatatatatatatatattatattatgattTCATAGGTAATGGTTacataaaaaactgaaaatataattttgaattaaataagaCCATAATAAATAGGGTGAGTTATTATTATATGTTGTGACAAAAATGTagaatggtttttttttcttggagggaaattggaagaatttgggggtgccatgtggcataggcttctagaaggaaacattattttcatatatatatatatatagatttttttgGTGAACGTCTTTCATGGTATTTAAGGGTATAACTACCACGTCGTTTTTTTTTGCCAATATCTTATAGTTTGTATATTCTTTGGTGAACATCTTTTTATGATATTTCATATGTTTTGGAATTTGGATGGCTTTATAAATGTACGTACTGTTACATATTCATTACTTTACCTTCGATTTAAGACACTATCTTATAGTAATAATTAATTGTAAAACCATTTCAAAGTCAAACTAAGTGTGTATTATACTAAGTCTcactttaatttatatatatacctTAGAGAATATTATAATAAATCTAAAGATCGTTTCACGCTTGCCGAAACATTTTAATACTAGTACTATGTATGTATGATAGCAGCTCAAATCATAAAGCATCATCATCTTTGTTGTTGAAAACTGCTTAATGTTACTTTAAAATATCACCAACCATGCCAACtatcaccaccactaccacctaTTCTAGTTGATACCATGGCTTGAACTTTGAAGGAATCAAATCCAAAAGCCAAATCCATGGAATGGAAGGTGAATATAACATTCTTTTTTGGGTGAGACTATATTACATATTTTGATTCCtttcaaaaattgaaaacttattattcttaaaaaacataaaaaaataaaaaaaattcttgtcGTTTTCTTTtctaagaaaaaataagaacatgttttttttcttaaaaaaataagaacctGATTTATTTTTGATGCATcgagaaaaataaaacaagcaAAACTACACCCTTAGAGTATCCGGAGGATTAACAGGATAACCCGATCAGGTGATCGAATCTTCAAGAACCGTGAACGCGAATTGAGAAAAAACACTCAGCTCACAATCATCTCGGCAAGACAATTTGTCGGATCATTAGCTTAAAAATATTaagtttattaaaaataattaaaacaaactaactatatatatatgtgaagGGTCCTTCCAATAATTTAGAAGTGTTCAATCAATTCAATGTGGTATATAATTAGcaattattatttataataatttaattattttttattgataaGAATCAACACTCGTTAAGACAGAGACCCCttcttcactctctctctctttccttcTGTACGCGATCTCTTTCACTGACTTTCAATTGCGAATATTTCCAGCACAAATCACTACCAAGTTCATCTCTTTCCTCGCATTTCGGGTCCTTCAGCTCTTTCTTGCGGACCTACGAACGTTTCATGAGAGATTTTCATTCAGATTTGAGCTGAAAATTTCACAGTCGGGGTCAGTTCAGATCAACGGAGTTGATTAATTGAAGTAAGTTTCCGACTTTCTACCATTTTTGGATACCCTTTTGCTTGATTTCATTGCATGATGAGCTTTTTTGTTGATTTCGCTGCTTTTCTTGCTCAATTACATGTTAGTGGATCTGTGTTTTGGTTTGGTTGTTTTTAGTAATGAGTTGGTAGTTTAGCTTGGGATCCTGTGAAGTTTGGTGGAGTTAGAGaaagtgaatttgaaaatttgaatttttattcTAATATTTTTCTGGGTATGTGGGAATCTAGGTATTGAATTACACAAATTTTGATTGCCAGCTgggtttatgttgttttgaTGATCTGGAATTCTATTTGGTTTCATGCCACCTTCTGGTTAGACTTTGGAGTTAGGATGTGTAAATTTTGCTTTGAAGTTggaaaataaggaaatttgAGCTGATGGAAAGTATTGAATGATCCTGTTGTTGAAGTTATCCAAGTTTTCAGAATTTTACAATCTACATAGGGGACATGTGTAAGCAATGGATGTCATGTTGCACCAATTTGTACCTAGTAGTATGGTTAGAGGTTGGTGTTAAAGTCTTGCTAGTGATTGATATACCTTATTGAGaatttgagatttgagcttggagagtGGGGAACAAGTATTGAATAGCTGATGAAGTGGAGTTGTTTAAATTAGAATACTTAGTTTATTACTAGTCATGTTTGATCATGTTTATGCTGTCTCTTTGAAATCATTCAATTGTTAGCTTCTTCTACTAGAACAACTTTCTGGAGTTTATCACTGACAGAGTGACAGTCTTATGATAGGCTTACTGATTTAAGAGTCGATATATATGCATGCAGTATTGCAGTGTAGATTTTGGACGGAATATGCATCTTTTACTGATTGAATGTACACCTTTTTTCTCTGATGCAGGTCTTTTCAGAGTAATTTTCAATAACTGATTCCTCTCACGCTAAAGTTCAGAATTTGTGAATATACTATTTTTGAAGGTTTATGGCTGGATCGTCGCTTTTATAACTCCGTCTACGGATGTCAAATGATAGGTTTTTCAAACTATTATCAAGATCCTTTTGAGAAACTTGTTAGCCACTTCTCAATATATAAAGTACAAATATGCCTTCATGGGGGGTAAAATCATCATCAAAAGAAACCAAGAAGAAAGCAAGTAAGGAAAGTTTTATTGACACATTGCAGCGAAAATTTAGAAGTCTATCTGAAGGTAAACTAAGTATTATATATGGAGGATCTCGTAGACATTGCAATGACACAATTTCTGAGAAGGGGGATCGTTCTCCGACTGAGTCAAGATCTACTTCACCTTCCAGAGTGGGAAGGTGTCAAAGTTTTGCTGCAAGGCCTCTTTCTCAGCCACTTCCACTTCCTGGTCTCCACCCTTCAAATGTAGGCCGAGTAGATTCCGAAATTAGCATATCATCAAAGTCAAGACCGGAAAAGGGCTCCAAGCCATCATTGTTTCTTCCGCTTCCAGCACCTGGATGCATACGTTGGAAACCTAACCCTGGAGATTTGGAGGGAGATATGGTCAATGCTTCAGTCTTTAGCGATTGCTCCGCTGATAGTGATGAGCCAGTAGAGTCACGCAATCGTAGTCCTCTCGCACCTGACTCTGATACTGGAACTAAAACTGCTGCTGGCAGTCCTTCCGGGTAGCTTCCTCAAACCATGCTTCCAGATTGTGCATGTTGTTACATATGCATGTCTTGGTTATTTGTGATTGATTGTATTAGAGATAAATATATCTTCTACTTTACTCAAAAGTTGCCCTTTTTTTGAAGCTTGATGCTCAAGGATCAATCGTCTGCTGTTTCCCAACTGAATTCAAGAGAAGTAAAAGACTCGACTAACATTCTAAGTAATCATGTTTCTTCTACTTCACCAAGACGGAGGCCTTTACGCAACCATGTTCCAAATCTTCAGGTTCCTCCTCATGGTACCTTCTATAGTGCTCCTGACAGTTCCTTGTCAAGTCCATCAAGAAGTCCATTGAGGGCATTTGGCACAGATCAGGTGTTGAACTCTGCGTTTTGGGCTGGGAAGCCATATCAAGAGGTCAACTTAGCTGGGTCGGGGCATTGCTCTAGTCCAGGATCTGGTCACAATTCTGGGCATAATTCAATGGGAGGGGACATGTCAGGACCCTTATTTTGGCAACCTAGCAGGGGTAGCCCTGAGTATTCTCCAGTACCTAGTCCCAGAATGACAAGCCCTGGTCCAAGCTCTAGAATTCAGAGTGGAGCTGTCACACCTATTCATCCTAGAGCTGGGGGAACAACACCCACTGAATCACAGACTGGACGGATTGATGATGGAAAACAACAGAGTCATCGTTTGCCCCTTCCTCCTTTATCAGTTACCAATTCCTCACCGTTCTCTCATTCTAATTCTGCAGCAACATCTCCGTCTATGCCAAGAAGTCCAGCTAGAACAGATAATCCAATGAGCCCTGGGTCACGTTGGAAAAAAGGAAAACTGCTTGGCAGGGGCACATTTGGACATGTCTATCTTGGCTTCAATAGGTATGTACTTTAGTTAAAATGTTCTTAATTTCACTATGAATCCCTTTTTTCATCATTTCGATATTTGCATCTTATAttatttggtttaaattttttacttttagtGAGAGTGGTGAAATGTGTGCAATGAAGGAGGTCACTCTGTTTTCAGATGATGCCAAGTCTGCGGAAAGTGCTAAGCAATTAATGCAGGTatgtaatttcatattttttaggTACAGGCGTACAGCATTATAGTCTCTAGTCCTGTTTTAAATTTAACACAGCTTTGAAAATCTAACCTCAAAATTACTTGCAGGAAATCCATTTATTAAGCCGTTTAAGGCATCCAAATATTGTGCAGTATCATGGTTCTGAAACAGTAAGCTCTCTCCTTCATTTCCATTTCCAAAACTCATTCTGGGAAGAAAAGTCAGCATTCTAATTCTGAAATTTATATTTACTGCCTGTGAGTGATTTGTTTCAGGTTTCATTCTAGACTGGCTGTCCATTTCAAATAAATGCATGATTATCTAGTTACAATAGCATTAGTTGCTTGTGGTTTACCTAAGAAGTACCGACATAGTAGTAGAAACTAGAAATTTCTCAGCAATATGTTTTTCTAGTCTACTTATAGAAGCTTCTGAATCATCCCTTGAACAGGTAGATGACAAGCTTTACATATATCTTGAGTATGTATCTGGAGGCTCCATACATAAACTTCTTCAAGAATATGGGCAATTTGGTGAACTAGCTATTCGTAGTTATACTCAACAAATATTGTCCGGCCTTGCTTATTTACATGCTAAAAATACTCTCCACAGGTGAACTAAGTCATTAATAATTTCAATGCTCTAGCTTTTTCTGCTGCCAAACtatgatttcttttttttgaactttcGATATGTGTATCTCTGAAATTGCTTTTAATTGAAAAGGGACATTAAAGGAGCAAATATACTAGTAGATCCGAATGGTAAAGTCAAGTTGGCAGACTTTGGCATGGCAAAACATGTAAGTTTAGGGATAATGATGATCCCGTATCCATAATGTCTGCATATAAGCAAAATGAGTTTTTTGTTTGCTAGTTGCTATGAAAATTATTTTCTAATGCTTAGCGAAATTATGAATCTGGttaaaaattcaataattcACTAATCAAGAGTTGCTATTTCCTATTTGCTTAGACTGGAAACCCTTGCTGGTGCTTGTATTTTTTAATGTTTCTTATTATGTATCCAGTTTTTCCCCCATTGTTTTGGCAGACTTTGTATCCAACCCTAGCTGTACTTCACCTTCagtttcttaattttttaataaaaaaattagttgtTCATTCTGAGAAATATTCATGATTCTGGCTTCTTGGTAGCAAATGTATAGTTAAAATTGTTATAAAATGATGCAAACATGGAACTCTTTTCTTAGTGTGCAAAGAGAAATGATCAGAAATGAAAAAAAGGGTGTAAGAAGAAATTCAAGTTAATATTAAAATCGGATGTTTAATAAACACAAGTACTAAATGGAAAGCAATATTATTCCCAAGAAGGCACGAACCTCTTCTGAATCTCCTGTATGGAACTACTAAGTACTAACCTTTTGTAATGGTGATGATATGATTTACCTGTAGACCACATTccatattgtaaaaaaaattcaactagCCCTGCTCTTACCTATTAACATGTGAAACTCCAACTTCATAGACGACTGGACATTATGTATCATAATCCATACAACATTAATGAAGACATTGAGTTCTTCTGGTTGTATTGAATGGACTATATTTTGTTTTCCGGTATAATTGTCACTTGAGGTTGCATATGCTTTCTCGATTTTCaaattcttaaatgatttaATTAATTGCAACTCTATGATTTATCCTGTTTTCCCTACTTATACCTTATGTAATTTGCAGATAACAGGGCAATCGGGTCCATTGTCATTCAAAGGAAGCCCTTATTGGATGGCTCCTGAGgttctaaattttttttaggtcctgttctttatattttaattgCATCTTAGTTTTGTGACTCAGTATCTTTGCTTTCTGATGATTCAGATTATAAAGAACTCTAATGGATGCAGCCTTGCTGTGGATATATGGAGTCTTGGATGCACGGTTTTGGAAATGGCTACAACTAAGCCTCCTTGGTTTCAGTATGAAGGGGTTAGTAATTTATGTATCTGAGTTTTATATACTTATTTATTGTATcctttttgtgtgtgtgtgtgtgtgtgactATAGGGAATGTATCAAATGAGAGgacatttttttatgagaatgcaAGAGATAAATCTTGACCATTAGGTTCCACCATAAATGGTTAAGATTTAAACATGAAATCATGTAAATTTTCAAAAGTCATGTGaccattaaataaattttaatcttGAACATCCATGTTTGGTTTGTATGGTCAAGATTTATCCCTC is a window of Lotus japonicus ecotype B-129 chromosome 5, LjGifu_v1.2 DNA encoding:
- the LOC130716954 gene encoding mitogen-activated protein kinase kinase kinase YODA-like, with translation MPSWGVKSSSKETKKKASKESFIDTLQRKFRSLSEGKLSIIYGGSRRHCNDTISEKGDRSPTESRSTSPSRVGRCQSFAARPLSQPLPLPGLHPSNVGRVDSEISISSKSRPEKGSKPSLFLPLPAPGCIRWKPNPGDLEGDMVNASVFSDCSADSDEPVESRNRSPLAPDSDTGTKTAAGSPSGLMLKDQSSAVSQLNSREVKDSTNILSNHVSSTSPRRRPLRNHVPNLQVPPHGTFYSAPDSSLSSPSRSPLRAFGTDQVLNSAFWAGKPYQEVNLAGSGHCSSPGSGHNSGHNSMGGDMSGPLFWQPSRGSPEYSPVPSPRMTSPGPSSRIQSGAVTPIHPRAGGTTPTESQTGRIDDGKQQSHRLPLPPLSVTNSSPFSHSNSAATSPSMPRSPARTDNPMSPGSRWKKGKLLGRGTFGHVYLGFNSESGEMCAMKEVTLFSDDAKSAESAKQLMQEIHLLSRLRHPNIVQYHGSETVDDKLYIYLEYVSGGSIHKLLQEYGQFGELAIRSYTQQILSGLAYLHAKNTLHRDIKGANILVDPNGKVKLADFGMAKHITGQSGPLSFKGSPYWMAPEIIKNSNGCSLAVDIWSLGCTVLEMATTKPPWFQYEGVAAMFKIGNSKELPTIPDHLSNEGKDFVRKCLQRNPRDRPSASELLDHPFVKCAAPLERSILVPEASDPVTGTMQGTKNLGIGPGRNLSALDSDKLSVHSSRVLRSYPHESEIHISRNISCPVSPIGSPLLTSRSPQHMNGRLSPSPISSPRTASGASTPLTGGSGAIPFSNNLKQPVYFQEGLGSIPKSLNGVYINGSPHHDSNVDIFRGMQMGSHITSELASSENDILGKQLARPPHSEPYDFQSVLASRVGRQLLGEHVKINPSLDLSPRSSLLHRPNGL